One window of Papio anubis isolate 15944 chromosome 10, Panubis1.0, whole genome shotgun sequence genomic DNA carries:
- the CXCR4 gene encoding C-X-C chemokine receptor type 4 (The RefSeq protein has 2 substitutions compared to this genomic sequence), giving the protein MEGISIYTSDNYTEEMGSGDYDSIKEPCFREENAHFNRIFLPTIYSIIFLTGIVGNGLVILVMGYQKKLRSMTDKYRLHLSVADLLFVITLPFWAVDAVANWYFGNFLCKAVHVIYTVNLYSSVLILAFISLDRYLAIVHATNSQRPRKLLAEKVVYVGVWIPALLLTIPDFIFASVSEADDRYICDRFYPNDLWVVVFQFQHIMVGLILPGIVILSCYCIIISKLSHSKGHQKRKALKTTVILILAFFACWLPYYIGISIDSFILLEIIKQGCEFENTVHKWISITEALAFFHCCLNPILYAFLGAKFKTSAQHALTSVSRGSSLKILSKGKRGGHSSVSTESESSSFHSS; this is encoded by the coding sequence ATATACACTTCAGATAACTACACCGAGGAAATGGGCTCAGGGGACTATGACTCCATAAAGGAACCCTGCTTCCGTGAAGAAAATGCTCATTTCAATAGGATCTTCCTGCCCACCATCTACTCCATCATCTTCTTGACTGGCATTGTTGGCAATGGATTGGTCATCTTGGTCATGGGTTACCAGAAGAAACTGAGAAGCATGACGGACAAGTACAGGCTGCACCTGTCAGTGGCTGACCTCCTCTTTGTCATCACGCTTCCCTTCTGGGCAGTTGATGCCGTGGCAAACTGGTACTTTGGGAACTTCCTGTGCAAGGCAGTCCATGTCATCTACACAGTCAACCTCTACAGCAGTGTCCTCATCCTGGCCTTCATCAGTCTGGACCGCTACCTGGCCATTGTCCACGCCACCAACAGTCAGAAGCCAAGGAAGCTGTTGGCTGAAAAGGTGGTCTATGTTGGTGTCTGGATCCCTGCCCTCCTGCTGACTATTCCCGACTTCATCTTTGCCAGCGTCAGTGAGGCAGATGACAGATTTATCTGTGACCGCTTCTACCCCAATGACTTGTGGGTGGTTGTGTTCCAGTTTCAGCACATCATGGTTGGCCTTATCCTGCCTGGTATCGTCATCCTGTCCTGCTATTGCATTATCATCTCCAAGCTGTCACACTCCAAGGGCCACCAGAAGCGCAAGGCCCTCAAGACCACGGTCATCCTCATCCTGGCTTTCTTCGCCTGCTGGCTGCCTTATTACATTGGGATCAGCATCGACTCCTTCATCCTCCTGGAAATCATCAAGCAAGGGTGTGAGTTTGAGAACACTGTGCACAAGTGGATTTCCATCACCGAGGCCCTAGCTTTCTTCCACTGTTGTCTGAACCCCATCCTCTATGCTTTCCTTGGAGCCAAATTTAAAACCTCTGCCCAGCACGCACTCACCTCTGTGAGCAGAGGGTCCAGCCTCAAGATCCTCTCCAAAGGAAAGCGAGGGGGACACTCGTCTGTTTCCACTGAGTCTGAGTCTTCAAGTTTTCACTCCAGCTAA